One SAR324 cluster bacterium genomic region harbors:
- a CDS encoding IS1 family transposase translates to FRHYLARLHRRKLCYSKSKRMLEISLKLLSHKINNA, encoded by the coding sequence GTTTCAGGCATTACCTGGCCCGATTGCACCGTAGAAAGCTGTGCTACAGTAAATCCAAAAGGATGTTAGAAATTTCTTTGAAACTGCTCAGCCATAAAATTAACAATGCTTAG